In Amia ocellicauda isolate fAmiCal2 chromosome 3, fAmiCal2.hap1, whole genome shotgun sequence, the DNA window TTCTCACTGGCGTTCTCAGGGATTCCTGCTGGGCAAAGCAAGAATGGAAAAACGGCAGGCTATCTCACAATTCTTTCTTGCCAGCTGTAGAGTCTCAACTGATATGCTATGGCTCTTGAAATGAAAGGGCCCAATGTAACACTGTGCAGAGGAGCTTGGAAAGCACAGAGTGACATGACCATAAGAAATGTATCTTCAAGGGAACGTCTATTTTGGTGGTAAGCACTAGTAATTTTAAGAATAATAAACCCCCCTAATTACATTAAGAtctattttacttatttttattcagTACACTTTAGTAAAGGTTCGGTTTTGTTTCAGTTATGTGGAAGATTTTGGCTAGAATAGTTGTCTGTTCAGTTTGTCTTACCTTGAAATGGACATGGCTGCAGCTGCGGAGATTCGGAGATAGGGTTGCAGGGAGTGCCACCGATGTCTTCACTGGCTTCTCGACTGGTCTCCTTGGCCGTGTCACACAGAGACCGCAGGGTCTCAGACAGGGCCTGCTGAGCGGGGGCTTCCGATTCGGTTGCCAATGCGGCCTCCAGGGTCCCCGAGCTCCTCTCCGAGCTGGGCGTTCCTCTCTCCTTCAGCACGGACTGGGACAAGTTGAGGCTTTCACTGCAGGCCGAGTTTCGCATCAGTGGCCAAACCTCTGTGGAATCTCCGGGAGAAGAATCGGGAAACGCTGCCAGGAATGCGGGGATATGGCCGTCCACAGAATCCGCCATGCTGCAAAACGGAAGGCAGATGCTCTTACACTCCGACAATGGCTCCCCGAGGTCAAGGCATGACTAAATACAaaccgttttatttttattccttaTGATCAATTCAAGATGTGCGAGTTTAGATGGCTATGAATGAGGGCTTGTTTTTCCAAACTGGAAGAAAATGGCCTAGAATCAAAGAGAGTCTGATTTCTGTTTGACACGGAAAACATGTGCAGTGAAATCCAGCCAGCACCCTACAGTGCACACCGTTAGAAGTCACACAAttgattttcacattttcatttataaAAAATGTAGAGAATAACCAGTCAAGATTTCATTAACAGGATTACGAGTAGACTTACCCTTCATCGAGGGTGTTTCGAGAGTGGAAAGGGCAACCGTCACTACTGCGGCCCAGACTGCACATCTCGTCACAGCACAGAGACGGGATCAGGTGAACGGGACCTGCAGAGTTTGGGAGTTAAGAGATTAATGAACATTGAGCCTTGAAGAAGTTCCTCTGAACAAGACCTGTAAAGCTCCCCATTAGCTTTGGAAGAATGCAAACATTCCTGTGgtaattttttccctcactccaTGAAACTCTCCCTCTAGACTGCTGAGCAAACGACAAAGGACAGGAGttaagacttaaaaaaaaaaatacatgcacGCACATAGCTGTCACCTCGAGCTGCTGTGGTTTAGAGAGCACACAGAGCTACAGCCCCATCACCCGCCACAGCTGTGTTTGACCTCCTCAGGCCAAACAGCCAGACTTGCACTGCAGATGGTCCCTAAATCACTAGACTTAACAGGCCCCACAGTTGGAGGAGATAGGAAAGCAAGAGGAGCAATGCTTGTGGGCAGCGCCGGGCTCACCGCATGTCTGCGCCGGATCTCGGTGGCAGTGGCAGCAGGTTCGGTGAGAGAACTCGCCGATCCGCTGGCGGTCAAAGTGGGAAAGCTCGGCACCATTGAAAGGTCCCTCCTGAGATCTCGTGGTCCCTGCAAGAAGATAAATGGAGTTAAGGAGAGATCCAAGAAGTGACAACATTGATCAGATGAGTCCCTTTTTGATTATTACTTTGTGTTATAACTGAAATCTGATGCTGTCAGACTGTAAATAATGCTGAATGTCTTATTACTAACATAATATACAGTGTGAGTAAATGTAATATGCAAGCTGTGATTTTCACTTCAAACGCCACACGCACTGACGAGACACAAACTTGCACTGCTACTACTGAAAACTACTGatctacacttttttttttagctccTCAGCATGGTTGTTCCTCCcaaccccctcctcctcctccctccctctctctctctctctctcacaagtTCTCACAGTGCGGAAGGTGTGGCTGAAGAGAATAATTTATTGCCGCCCTGAGGCCTGTAGTTGGGATGAAAGAACGTACAGCTGGGCTTCTTCTCGATGAGCTGCCTCTTGCAGTAGATGACACAGAGGATGAGAAGGGCCAGCAGCACCGTTGCCAGCGCGCTGCAGATGACGGCGGCCAGCGCGGTGTCGCGGGGACTGGACACGGTTGAAGGGATGCGGACCAGGTTCACCCGTGTGCTGCCTGCAAAACACCAGCACGGTACACCGTCAGAGCAGGCCAGGTTTATACAACACAATACTGCATTCAAGTCAAAAGGGATCCATCAAAACTTCTAAAACTAAAAATGGCCAccatattttttgtatatggTTCGTATCTGATGACTAGAAGCCACTGGGCCTCCtcaccaccccacccccacaacTTTGGTGTTACAAGTTGACAAGATGtattgaaatatctggctgaaCTATGTGCAAATGCAAGGAACAAAGAGACggttaatttaaaaacagagaaaggACCACAAATCTTACTTACATGACATTTCTACAGAATCAAACCAAaaggagagaaaagaaaagattttAATCCCAATGGCAAAACAGATGTCACAACGCTTGACCTAGAAGTTAAAAGAATTCAACCCCTCCACCCCTTCATGGCTTCAAACgtcttttaaatctttttaaatGCTGGAAATTAACCTAGAGTCACTGGAGAGCCAAGGGCAAAATATTTCCCATACAAACAAACTTATAATCTTTGGTGTGTCTGGAGGCATTTCTCTATCTGACAGCGTATACAGGGCAGTCACTCTTTAACAGACCCCTGACCTAGTatctataacaataataatagatgtattatttcatttaaaaaataaacacttcatCCTTAAAGGAAATGTTCTAGTTACTGGTCTCAACAAATCAAAAGCTTATTGATATATAGGATGtgtatttctttatatattgaATTGTTTGTCACATGTAATTCAACTTCCTGTACTATTCTCTCTTACAATTGTCCAGTCTTGAGGTTTGTTGACTGAATTTGCAGTTCATGCTGATAAGGCCCTACCCTTGTATGGAAATAGGTTTAAAAATAGATAGTTTAAAACTCAGAAAGCCTTCCTTCTGATAAGTGTTCCTTCTGCTCTTCAACTATGTTTCTAATCAGCCTAGATGCCTGTAATCTTGTCGCATCCTGCTTGGATCCGTTAGACATAATTATTTGGGTTTGTTCACCAGTTTACAATGAGTGCCTTACGGGGACACAAAGGGATTCTTTGCCGAATATATCACATTTTCTGACTTCAGAAGAATAAGAACAGTAAACGCCATCTCAGCACCTTGGGGCACTTGGCCTTTCACATGTCAGTCAACCTCATCCTTTCGTCTGCAAGCCCCTTTTTTTCCAGCATCACATAGAGACACGTTTGAAAGAATCGCTGCGGTTAGGGGGCTTTGTGGCAACACCTTGATTTCGGTAGAAATGAGAAgcgcacacagacacgcacacagccGGACTGAATTATACGAAAATCTTATGTTTGTGGTTCCGATCTACAATAtacagttttgtttatttactagACCATTGCCAACTGAAGCCTATCACATTAACCACCTCTCCCTCACATAAACCAACAGCAGGAAAGCGGGGAAGTTGTTGGCATTAATTGCAGGATACTAGGGCAACATATGGTTTcgatttggtttggttttgaaaCGGGCCTAAATTTTATGGGGCGCGATGTTCCGAATCAATCCTCCGGAACATGTTATAGATTCTGGAATGGTCACGTTTCAAGTAGAGATTCTTAAGACTGAAGCAAGTTCGGTTTGCAGACTTTTACTTCTGGAACTTAATGTCAAGGGGTAAACACTACAAAGAACAGAAAGAATTGCTATTTTGTTGTGTCGTCAGTTTGGAGCAGTGTGGGTTAGATCAGCACCTTAAAGTCCTTTTCCctccaaaaatatattataagcAGGGTCTCGCCAGCCGGCACTGTCAGCTACCCTCATGCAGTTTAAGGTCGTCTCCAGGGACGAGCTATTGGAGAGACTCCTGCCAGTTATCAGTGCTTAGAGCTACCCTCATGACATATAATGCAGGCTCCAAGATAAGAGTCCATTGTGTAGGAAAGCTCCTGCCACATACACTACTGAGATCAACTGGTGGGCACCTCAAATACGACAAATAAGTCTACTCTGTTAATAAGCCTGTGCTACCTCAACTTACcacagtaaataaaaagaaataaagaggTGGTGTTTGTTGCAGACGGTCTATTCTATTCGTCCAGAGCTCTAAAAACTACAGAATCTTCTACAGACacacaaaagtgattttatttttttattttttttaacaagctTGTTATGTAAAAGGATTATTCCACAAC includes these proteins:
- the LOC136746827 gene encoding tumor necrosis factor receptor superfamily member 19, which encodes MDCEISHNRLHLLKLLLLCFFMFFAQAEELVECREQEYRDASGKCIPCKQCDAGQELSKECGFGYGEDARCLPCRVNRFKEDRGLQKCKPCLDCALVNRFQKGNCSMTSNAVCGDCLPGFYRKTKLSGFQDMECIPCGDPPPPYEPHCSTRVNLVRIPSTVSSPRDTALAAVICSALATVLLALLILCVIYCKRQLIEKKPSWTTRSQEGPFNGAELSHFDRQRIGEFSHRTCCHCHRDPAQTCGPVHLIPSLCCDEMCSLGRSSDGCPFHSRNTLDEGMADSVDGHIPAFLAAFPDSSPGDSTEVWPLMRNSACSESLNLSQSVLKERGTPSSERSSGTLEAALATESEAPAQQALSETLRSLCDTAKETSREASEDIGGTPCNPISESPQLQPCPFQG